Sequence from the Pseudostreptobacillus hongkongensis genome:
TAAGTCATCTACTCCTAAAGCATGACCGTCAGACCATTTTAATCCATTTTTAAATTTAATAATTATTTCATTCTTATCTGTATCAAAAGTATATGTTGCCATACCACCTTCAATACCCATTCTTTCAAAATCTTCATTTTGCCAGAAGATTTCATCATTCATTAAAGCTACTAATCCAAAATCAGTTGAATCTGAAGCAAATAAAGGATCAAATATTCCTTTAAATGGACTACCTGTTACAAGTCCTATACTAAATGTTCCACCTTCAATAGCATTTTTATCACTAACATATTCCATTGGATATTTTAATTCTAATTTTTCTCCGGCTTTTTCTGACTTAGCCTTACCAGGAGCACATGAAGTTAATAATCCAAGTGAAGCTACTATCAAACTAAATGATAATAATTTTCTCATCTATCCTCCTAAAATTTATTACTTTATTAAGTATATCATAAATATCAATATTTTTATAGTTAATATATCCTATCTACATCTATTTTTAAATTATCATCAATAATTTCACCCTTATTTTTACTTAAGTAATTTTCACAAAAACTTTTAGCTATAGATATTTCCTTTATATTCTTTATTATATCTACTAATTTCAACTCTGAAAGTCCACTTTGCTTTATACCAAATATTTCTCCTGTATCTCTTAATCTTAAATCTTCTTCAGCTATTTTAAATCCATCATTTGTATTTTCCATAACTGTTAATCTTTCTTTAGAAACATCATTCGTTGTATTTGAAACCAATAGACAATATGAATCATGGCTTGATCTACCAACTCTACCTCTTAATTGATGTAGAGAAGAAAGCCCAAATCTTTCAGCACTTAATATTACTATAACACTTGCATTTGCAACATTTACACCTACTTCTACTACTGTTGTTGAAACCAGTATATCTATCTCACCTTTATTAAATGAATTCATTACTTCTTCTTTTTCTTTAGATTTTAATTTTCCATGTAAAAGTCCTATAGTATATTGCGGGAATATTTCATTATATAAAACTTGAGTTTCCATTGCTGATGATAAATTTAACTTTTCACTATTTTCTATAAGTGGAGAAACTACATAAACTTGTCTTCCTTCTTTTATTTTACTATCTATAAAATTATACATTTTTGTTAATTCTTTTTCATTTTTTATCCACTTAGTCTTAATAGGTTTTCTTCCTACTGGTTTTGTTGAAATTATAGAAACATCTAAATCTCCATATATGGTTAAAGCCAAAGAACGTGGTATAGGAGTAGCACTCATAACTATTAAATTAGCATACATCCCCTTATCCCTTATTTTATTTCTCTGATCTACTCCAAATTTATGTTGCTCATCAATTATAATCAAACCTAAATTTTTAAATTCTAATTCATCTTCTATTAATGAATGAGTTCCTATAACTATATCAACATCACCATTAAGTATATTTTCATAAATTTCTTTTTTCTTTTTGCCTTTAACACTTGATGTTAATAATTCTACTTTTACATCTAGTTCCTTGAACTTTTCAACTACATCTAGATAATGCTGACTTGCAAGTATTTCTGTGGGAGCCATTATTACACCTTGATAACCATTTTCTACCATGTATAGCAAAAGAATTAATGATACTACAGTTTTACCTGAACCAACATCCCCTTGAATCAATCTATTAATGATTTTACCATCATTTAACTCTTTATATATATTGGTTATAACCTTTTTTTGATCTGAAGTTAGTTCAAAAGGTAATCCTGAAATATATTTTTTAACTAAACTCCTATTATCATTTAAAGAATATTTTTTAGTGTTATTTAAGCTTTCTAAGTATCTATTTTTCAATATTTTCATTTCAAGTAATAAAGATTCTTCATAAATAAATCTCTTTACACTTTCTTCATAATCTAGCTTACTTTTAGGGAAATGCATATTAATTATTGCTTTTTTTCTATCTATTAACTTGTTCTGAACTATATATTCTTTAGGTAAATTTTCATCAAATAAAAACATATATTTATTTATCGCTTCTTCTATTATATCAGATATCTGTTTTTGAGTTATACCACTAGTTAATGGATATATTGCATCTTTACCCATAGTATCCTCTAAATAAGCAATATTATCACTATTTTTCACCTTATATATCAAAGGATTAACTATCTGTAAAAATCTACTTTTTCTAACCTTACCAGTAACCCTAACTAAACTATTTTCAATAAGTTGTTTTGAAATATATTTATTGTTAAACCATACAAGTTCTATAATCCCATTATTTTCATCTAAAAGTTTTGCTTTAACCATCTTCTTACCTGAAAAATAGTTAGTTTGTATCATATGTAATTTACCAACTATTATTACATTTTCTCCATCTCTTAACTCCGATATTTTTTTTAATTTAGCCTTATCCTCATAAGTTCTTGGAAAAAAATATATCAAATCTAATAAAGTTTTTATTCCTAATTTATTAAGTACTTTAATCTTATTATTCTTCTTGTTACCTAATTTTTTTAATTCAAAATTTGATATATCATCATAAATTTTATTATACATACTCACCTACTTTTTTAAAAGTAAAAATTCTTCTAACTTACTAAACGCTCTACCTCTATGACTTATTGTATTTTTTTCTTCCATACTTGCTTCACCAAAATTTTTATTTAAATCATATGAATAAAATATTGGATCATATCCATGACCATTATCACCTTTTAACTCTTTTGAAATTTCTCCAAAACATTCACCTTTAAAGAAATGAGTTTCTTCAGTTAAAGGATTATATAAAGTTATAACACTTACAAATTTAGCTTTTCTTGTACCGTTTTTTTCATTTACTAATTCTATCATTTTATTGCATTTCTCGTTATAATCCTTAGCTTCAGGAAAATATCTTGCTGAATATATTCCAGGTTCACCATTTAGATCATCTATACATAAACCTGAATCATCAGATATAGTAATCAGTCCCGAAGCTTTTGCCACTACTTTTGCTTTAATTAATGAATTCTCTTCAAAACTATTACCATCTTCTATTATTTCTCCAACATTAAATTCTTCTTGTGATATTATCTCTAACCCTAACTTATTAAACAACTTTTTAAATTCTTCTAATTTTCCTTTATTTTTAGTTGCTAATACATACTTCATTTTTACTCCTCCTATGAATACAGAGAAAACCAAACACTAGTGTTTGGCTTTAATCTCATTTATTACTATATCGTATCTATATCCCCTATTTAATAGCTTACGCATAAGTTTTTCATCTTCTAATTTAATATTTTTCTTTATAAATTCCTGTATATTTTTTCTTTCAATTTCACTTAAATCAATTTCAGAATTAACTTCATCCATAGCATCTCTAATAATATTATCATTAATACCTTTTTCTTTTAATTTATATCTTAATTTATTACTTCCTATCGCCTTATTTATTCTAATATAGCTACAAGCATAAGAAAAATCATCTAAATAATTTAGTTCTTTTAAATAAATGACTACATTATCTATCAAATAGTAATTATCTTTAGAGTATTTCTCTTTTAATTTCAACTTCAATTGAAATTCAGTTCTTTCCTTTAGATATATTAAATATATAGATTTAACTTTCATTGATTCAAATATTATTTTTTCATATACATCAGATATATCCATATCTTTTTTTAAATTAAACATACTTACTATATCTTTATTAACATCAATTATTTCTTCATTATTAAGATAAAGTTTATTCATCTGTATTTTCAATATCTTCATTTCTACCTGCAATATCTAAACTTGCTAATACCTTTTCTTCTATTTGTGCGAATAATTCTTTATTTTCCTCTAATAGTTTTTCAACATTAACTTTACCTTGACCAAGTCTTTCATCACCAAAACTAAACCAAGAACCACTTTTTTTACATATTCCTTTTTCAAGAGCTATATCAAATACTTCTGTTACATGCGATATTCCTTTTCCATACATAATAGAGAATTTAACTTCTTTATGTGGTGGCGCTACCTTATTTTTAGTAATCTTAGCCACTGTTTCATTCCCTATAACTTCATCACCTTGTTTAATAGAACCTACTCTTTTAATTTCCATTCTAATTGTTGAGAAAAACTTAAGAGCTCTTCCTCCAGAAGTTGTTGTAGCAGGAATACCCCCAAATGAAAATCCACCTATTTTTTCTCTAACTTGGTTTATAAATATCATTGCTGTTTCA
This genomic interval carries:
- the recG gene encoding ATP-dependent DNA helicase RecG — its product is MYNKIYDDISNFELKKLGNKKNNKIKVLNKLGIKTLLDLIYFFPRTYEDKAKLKKISELRDGENVIIVGKLHMIQTNYFSGKKMVKAKLLDENNGIIELVWFNNKYISKQLIENSLVRVTGKVRKSRFLQIVNPLIYKVKNSDNIAYLEDTMGKDAIYPLTSGITQKQISDIIEEAINKYMFLFDENLPKEYIVQNKLIDRKKAIINMHFPKSKLDYEESVKRFIYEESLLLEMKILKNRYLESLNNTKKYSLNDNRSLVKKYISGLPFELTSDQKKVITNIYKELNDGKIINRLIQGDVGSGKTVVSLILLLYMVENGYQGVIMAPTEILASQHYLDVVEKFKELDVKVELLTSSVKGKKKKEIYENILNGDVDIVIGTHSLIEDELEFKNLGLIIIDEQHKFGVDQRNKIRDKGMYANLIVMSATPIPRSLALTIYGDLDVSIISTKPVGRKPIKTKWIKNEKELTKMYNFIDSKIKEGRQVYVVSPLIENSEKLNLSSAMETQVLYNEIFPQYTIGLLHGKLKSKEKEEVMNSFNKGEIDILVSTTVVEVGVNVANASVIVILSAERFGLSSLHQLRGRVGRSSHDSYCLLVSNTTNDVSKERLTVMENTNDGFKIAEEDLRLRDTGEIFGIKQSGLSELKLVDIIKNIKEISIAKSFCENYLSKNKGEIIDDNLKIDVDRIY
- the rdgB gene encoding RdgB/HAM1 family non-canonical purine NTP pyrophosphatase, with protein sequence MKYVLATKNKGKLEEFKKLFNKLGLEIISQEEFNVGEIIEDGNSFEENSLIKAKVVAKASGLITISDDSGLCIDDLNGEPGIYSARYFPEAKDYNEKCNKMIELVNEKNGTRKAKFVSVITLYNPLTEETHFFKGECFGEISKELKGDNGHGYDPIFYSYDLNKNFGEASMEEKNTISHRGRAFSKLEEFLLLKK
- a CDS encoding regulatory protein RecX; amino-acid sequence: MKILKIQMNKLYLNNEEIIDVNKDIVSMFNLKKDMDISDVYEKIIFESMKVKSIYLIYLKERTEFQLKLKLKEKYSKDNYYLIDNVVIYLKELNYLDDFSYACSYIRINKAIGSNKLRYKLKEKGINDNIIRDAMDEVNSEIDLSEIERKNIQEFIKKNIKLEDEKLMRKLLNRGYRYDIVINEIKAKH